In Chanodichthys erythropterus isolate Z2021 chromosome 20, ASM2448905v1, whole genome shotgun sequence, the genomic stretch tattgtagactcaatgtgaacatgcatttactcttCTCACtttcacaaaaacattcagtatttctcaaaatgaataaaaacagtgaaatgcaatctcagaattttatgtAAACATGTAATAATCAACTATactaaattatacaaatatactttatgggtttaatctcactttattaaccgacgtctttgctgctgaccttcaatgatctaattcaaccatactaataagcaaaaattacatTAGATTAGATATAAATAAGAGTGctgaactttcttctcctgtatcctattcttctttaaaggtacaatatgtaaaatttttgcagtaaaatatccaaaaaccactaggctagtgttatatattttgtccagctgattacaaacaatatctctaatgttttcaactacttgtaaatcatgagaaaattcccattgtaaacagtgacacggggcagtgcagtcgcctgtcaatgacgtcagttccctttgttaccgcctttactgacgtagaaaccacatgacaacagtgccgtggacaaatgtggaagtagtgtctagcgtccagcaaaccactagcttgcttcaagcagttccttatttacttcttgcacgttttatggtggattgtgttacttatttatggaatataattactgtttaccatctgccgctggttttgtcgacaaggacagctcccgtaaactcatgaccggaaaagcggaagcggcgccggcggctgtgtcataataaaagtcccgctgctcgtgaggcgtgtgttgatcaatcgctccagctcctcgttcagctcctacaacactcggtcctgctctgcttcatactacagtaacgttaataatcacatccacgaacatgagttcttccagactccaatccctattcttttgcaccgtccattgagatggagaccacatgtcccaagtttccgctctaaaacttgacatcatcaaactacgcctttgttttgaataggcttctagcgacctctagcggaaaaaaatatcacaaattgtacctttaatccagaatggttTGTTGAAAAATAGTTTGagttgcgccctctactgtacaggagtGAATATGCATTACCTTCAGCCTGAGGCATATTCATTtaacttttggtgtgaaagggccatAACATTTGCAAAAAGACttctttttgttattaaaaaacaaaaaagcaagcccagcccaggtggatgtaaaaaaaaaaaaaaagtaatgcaaaagtaatgtaatgcattactttccataaaaagaaaataagtaacataattagttactttttatggagtAACActataatgtaatgcattacttttaaaagtaactttaaaAGTAAGTAAAGATTCTCTCTGTTGCTGCGCAAACTAACATCACAACATCATTATAACTTAGTACAGATCAACTAACATCAtcattataaaggtgtttattgACAAAATACATTTCAGGATAATATAGTTAACatgtttgtgaatattttgaataaaaataaaaagatatagATCTATTCTaagtagtgctgtcaaaattagcGCGTTAACGCATGCGattaatttgaaatatttaacgcgttaaaaaaaattaacgcAATTAACGTGGTTGCAGTTTTTTTATTTCCGGTTGTGGCCCATGTGTGTTCAACGTGCAAAGAAATATGGATAAGACCAAGGAAGGACTTTTAGACGGAAAGTTTCAGTATAAAACTCTGCCGGATGGTTCTGTGGATAAAACAAAAGTAATCTGTGCATTTTGCAAAGCCGAATTTAATTACCACAGAAGTAATTCGTCTTTGGCATATCACTTAAAAGCAAAACACCCCACCGAAACCATCTCTACGGGGCCTCGCCAATGTAAATTGCAGGAGTGCGTTCGTGGTAAAATGACAAGATCTGTAAGTGATAAGGTAATGAATGCTTTGGTTATTTGGATAGCTAAAAACTGCCGACCCATTAACATAGTAGATGACGATGGACTGCGGGACATCATTAGAACTGCATCCGGAGACGCCTCATACAATATGCCCTCAAGAGGAACCATCATGTCAAAAATACACACTTTGTATGACGATGAGAAGGCACGGAGGATGAACACGTTACAGCAAGCGACACACATCGCACTGACAGGGGACCACTGGACTTCTGTGAGCAATGACAACTACTTAGGCATCACAGCGCACTTCGTTGATAAAGAATGGAAATTGCATTCATTCGCACTAACCGTGTCTAAAACTGAGGAACGACAGTACGCTGAGGCATGTGCGGATCATTTTCTCGATGTGGCAAGAGAATGGGAAATCGAGGACAAGTTAAGCACACTTGGCACTGACAGTGCTCGTAATATGGTTGCTGCCGCGAGACTACTTCCATTTGAACACCTGCCCTGCACGGCCCACATTTTGCAACGAACTGTCACAGTTTCCATTCACGGCAGTGGATTTGAAAGTGTCCTAGCTAAATGTCGCAAGATTGTTGGGCACTTTAAGCATAGTCCATCCAACGCTCACGAACTAATGGAACAGCAAGTTGCATGTGGACAGAAACAAGAATCTCTCGTTCAGGACGTTACGACTAGATGGAATTCTACCCTAGAGATGGTCAAGCGAATTCAGCGAAACAAATCTCCACTGACCACTACCCTGGCTCAGCAAAAGAGCAATGTTGCCATGTTGACTACACAGGAGCTCGCCAAACTGCAAAAGCTGGAGGAACTACTTGAACCTTGCAGGTagattaatattattttctcCGTCTCTTGTCTGTTTTCACTATCCCCCAATCTGtgtgacattattacattattaaaaaggTGAAGAAGAAATAAATATGGTGTTGAacaatgtaatgtaaataaaatacaattgtgtgtgtgtgtgtgtgtgtgtgtgtgtgtttgtgtgtgtgtgtgtgtgtgtgtgtgtgtgtttgtgtgtgtgtgagagagagagagagagagaatgagtgagtgtgagagtgtaAGTGTACATGTTACATACTGGCACAAAATTTGTTTCTTtgcatttaatagcaacatCTTGTGCTTTCCATTGCAGATATGTAACTGAACTGCTGGGAGGAGAGCAGTACATCTCCTGCTCAGTGGTATTGCCAGCCTTGTGCCACTTGTTCAAAATTATGGAGTCCACAGAGGATGATCCAGCCTATGTAGTTAAATTCAAAAATGATTTTACTTCAGACCTATCTAAAAGGAAGGACAGCACTAATCTCACATGGCTGAAGATCGCTACTGCAATTGACCCAAGGTTTAAAGACCTAAAGTGTCTTCCCAAAGATGAAAGGAATGAGGTGTGGGCTTCACTAAGCAAGCTGTTAATGGCACAGAGTCCTGGAAAACAAGAGTCTAAAGAGACAACAGACCAACAGCCACCAAAGAAGAGAAGGATCTCCGTCTTGCTGGTTTCTTCTGATTCAGAGTCAGATGAAGAGGAAGAGTCCATAGAACAGTGTCTTAACCGCTACAAAGCAGAGCCCAAATTGCACATGGAGGGTTGTCCACTACAGTGGTGGAAAAAGAGAGAAGCAACACATGCAAGGCTGGCACCAATAGCATGCAAGTATCTGTCAACCCCTGCTACAACGGTGCCTTGTGAGAGACTGTTCTCACTCTCAGGTCACATCATTCAAAAGAAAAGGGCCACATTGTCCCCTGATAATGTCAACAGACTGGTCTGTCTCAGCAACTGGCTGAATGTAAAGGAGGACTAAGCAAAATAGTTTCTACTTTATAATTAATGTTCTCAACTCTCAGCAATACAACGTTACAATGAGTACAATTGTTTGTATTCAttcctttattattattattttccaatTTCCATATTTGCAATGACTATACTTTGGAATTTTTTTGCAGTCCACTTAGAATTCAACATGgaaatcatttttgttttttattggcattgattGTTTTGAAATTCAAATGGCACTTACATGcctgtgtttttatttctgtaataaatATGGCCTTCAAGCCAACAGTTAATTTGGAGGATATTGATGGTTTATTGCAGGTATGTTGTTTACATGAGAAAATCTGTGTTACAAGTTAAACAAAAATTCCAATAAACaatcatattttgaatttaaatagTTTCTTTGTCTTGAgtttacattaattatttacattttacatttacatatccAAAAAGTTTCAGTCttttaattgcgattaatcgcgattaatttaaaaaaattgtgcgattaattagttaattttttttaatcgattgacagcactaattctAAGACATGCTTGAAGCGTTGGCATAGAAATAATAAAGTGATACAATCAaatcttaaaaaacaaaagaaaacaaacaacaaaaaaactcaccCAGGGGCTCAGatagaatattttaaatgtgtgaAAGGGTAAAAATGGTAATTGCAAACCTCTCCTCAACAAGCCGCATGATTTGATGTGTTATTCTTTAGCCGAAACTGTGCTGGATGAGTAATGTGCCAAAGTGTAATACTTTAGAGGTTGGTTcaattccttaaaaaaaaaaaaaaaaacctcaaagtatgagcaatagtaaACAGCAGGCATCACTATTTATTtagctaaaaaacaaaaaaacaaacaaaaaccagATGTTTAATTCATGTCAAGGCTGTAGCAATACAAAAATTCTGCAAGCTATTCCTGTATCATGTTGTTTGGACTAATTGAGCTCAGCGTGCTATTAATGGCAAACTGCAACCATCCCGTCCTACACACACCTCCAACATGCTCTCAGCATTCCTATATAACGTCCCATGAGTTCCCCTGATGACAGTATGCTGACATGTATTGCACTGTGCTGCATTTGGCAGTTTCAAAATATTAGGTAGGAATGCAACTAAGATGCTTTTTTAACAACCTTTTTTCCCATGAGTACAAGAAAAGGTGAATGTGTTGCAAAGGTAGTCTGGAGGTGACCGGCCAAATGTGTGCTCTCAATTAACTGAACATTTAGGGcatgtttacacaacaacgatgTAGGCTACTacaaaaactgaaaagtttttcctttgcgtttttcgCAATGTATTCTGCTGCcgggccagtagttggcgatgtcactttgtaaagaaacactacacgccTACAGACTGAACACACCGttaccgttttcacaaattcgcaTTTTTGTAGTATTCACAGGGACGataatggtatcgttttcaaaaatttGCACTTGAAACggcattgttgtgtaaatgaacagtcaaaaaaaaaaaaaaaaaaacgttaaaagtcttcagtttttagttgaaaatgatGTAAATGGCCCCATAGGCTAAGTCTGAAACAGAAGGTACAATAGCTGCTTTGTGACTTTGGAGCAGAGACAGTC encodes the following:
- the LOC137009690 gene encoding E3 SUMO-protein ligase ZBED1-like codes for the protein MDKTKEGLLDGKFQYKTLPDGSVDKTKVICAFCKAEFNYHRSNSSLAYHLKAKHPTETISTGPRQCKLQECVRGKMTRSVSDKVMNALVIWIAKNCRPINIVDDDGLRDIIRTASGDASYNMPSRGTIMSKIHTLYDDEKARRMNTLQQATHIALTGDHWTSVSNDNYLGITAHFVDKEWKLHSFALTVSKTEERQYAEACADHFLDVAREWEIEDKLSTLGTDSARNMVAAARLLPFEHLPCTAHILQRTVTVSIHGSGFESVLAKCRKIVGHFKHSPSNAHELMEQQVACGQKQESLVQDVTTRWNSTLEMVKRIQRNKSPLTTTLAQQKSNVAMLTTQELAKLQKLEELLEPCRYVTELLGGEQYISCSVVLPALCHLFKIMESTEDDPAYVVKFKNDFTSDLSKRKDSTNLTWLKIATAIDPRFKDLKCLPKDERNEVWASLSKLLMAQSPGKQESKETTDQQPPKKRRISVLLVSSDSESDEEEESIEQCLNRYKAEPKLHMEGCPLQWWKKREATHARLAPIACKYLSTPATTVPCERLFSLSGHIIQKKRATLSPDNVNRLVCLSNWLNVKED